A genomic stretch from Lathyrus oleraceus cultivar Zhongwan6 chromosome 2, CAAS_Psat_ZW6_1.0, whole genome shotgun sequence includes:
- the LOC127119511 gene encoding ribonuclease 1, with the protein MEFKGSILIKLLLLLQLSILCLSQQQDFDFFYLVQQWPGSFCDSKKSCCYPTTGKPAADFGIHGLWPNYKDGTYPSNCDPNSPFEKSEISDLTSSLQKNWPTLACPSGDGIQFWTHEWEKHGTCSESSLKQHDYFETTLNLKQKSNLLEALTSAGIQADGNSYSLSSIKEAIQKGVGFTPFIQCNVDSSGNSQLYQVYLCVDTSGTNFIECPVFPHGKCGSQIEFPTF; encoded by the exons ATGGAGTTCAAAGGATCGATTTTAATTAAGCTTCTCTTGCTTCTTCAATTATCAATTCTATGTCTTTCACAACAACAAGATTTTGATTTCTTCTACCTTGTTCAACAG TGGCCAGGATCATTCTGTGACTCAAAGAAGAGTTGTTGCTATCCAACAACTGGAAAACCTGCTGCTGATTTCGGTATTCATGGTTTATGGCCTAATTACAAAGATGGCACTTATCCATCTAATTGTGATCCCAATAGCCCTTTTGAGAAATCTGAG ATATCTGATCTCACAAGTAGCTTACAAAAGAACTGGCCCACACTTGCATGTCCAAGTGGTGATGGAATTCAGTTTTGGACACATGAATGGGAGAAACATGGAACTTGCTCAGAATCAAGCCTTAAACAACATGATTATTTTGAAACAACTCTCAACTTGAAACAAAAATCCAACCTCCTTGAAGCTCTTACAAGTGCAG GAATACAAGCTGATGGAAATTCATACAGTTTGAGCAGTATCAAAGAAGCTATACAAAAGGGAGTTGGGTTTACTCCATTCATCCAATGCAATGTGGATTCATCTGGTAACAGTCAGCTGTACCAAGTTTACTTGTGTGTCGACACTTCTGGAACAAACTTCATTGAATGTCCTGTTTTCCCCCATGGAAAATGTGGATCTCAGATTGAGTTCCCAACTTTTTAA